Proteins encoded together in one Caldicellulosiruptor saccharolyticus DSM 8903 window:
- a CDS encoding DUF4914 family protein: protein MNKLLNLKIKDEVFDILNSCKGITMPEKRSDFIDLSLGGKDNMIFEVKYEVEGRGEVVEAIVTRCKNGIVVNYPDVYMRRRDPDSLIIGDESETDKPRYKDVYGDNFEEVRKETFEWLKKQDLIVYGFYAGGKEHGYPALVIAPLNAAFFGFALADIQGFIPRSEFEKIELFEPKAVIYVAPPFRHTHFNGKQVVVHNRVNGVHEIFSYNLYPGPSAKKGVYGVLLNIGEMEGWVAAHASTVRIVTPYDNVITIMHEGASGGGKSEMCQQMHREKDNRVLLGENIITKEKIYLEIKESCEIHPVTDDIALVHPSLQTGSKMVVKDAEQGWFVRLDNITHYGTDPQLERLCIHPPEPLIFLNLEGVPGSTCLIWEHTMDEPGKPCPNPRVILPRRFIPNIVDDPVEVDIRSFGVRTPPCTKSKPTYGIVGIFHLLPPALAWLWRLVSPRGHANPSITQAEALSSEGVGSYWPFATGLMVKQANLLLEQILQFTKTQYILVPNQYIGAYKVGFMPQWITREYLAKRGNVRLRADQLKPAKVPLLGYALEYMKVEGTYIPKFLLQVDLQPEVGEEGYMEGAKILTDFFKKEIVKFKTLDLHPLGRQIIECCLDDGSLEDYVSLIK, encoded by the coding sequence ATGAATAAATTACTGAATTTGAAAATAAAAGATGAGGTTTTTGATATTTTAAATAGCTGCAAGGGAATAACTATGCCTGAAAAAAGATCTGATTTTATTGACCTATCACTTGGTGGAAAAGACAATATGATTTTTGAGGTCAAGTACGAGGTTGAAGGCAGGGGTGAAGTAGTTGAGGCAATTGTCACAAGGTGCAAAAATGGCATTGTTGTTAATTATCCAGATGTATACATGAGACGAAGAGACCCTGATAGTTTAATTATTGGTGATGAAAGTGAGACTGATAAACCAAGGTATAAAGATGTATACGGAGATAATTTTGAAGAGGTCAGAAAAGAAACATTTGAGTGGTTAAAAAAACAAGATCTGATTGTATATGGTTTCTATGCGGGTGGGAAAGAACACGGCTATCCTGCTCTTGTGATAGCACCGCTTAATGCTGCGTTTTTTGGTTTTGCACTTGCTGATATTCAGGGGTTTATTCCAAGAAGTGAATTCGAAAAGATTGAGCTTTTTGAGCCGAAAGCGGTAATTTATGTTGCTCCACCATTCAGACACACACATTTTAACGGCAAACAAGTGGTTGTACACAATAGGGTAAACGGTGTTCATGAGATATTTTCGTATAACCTGTATCCAGGACCGAGCGCTAAAAAAGGCGTATATGGTGTACTTTTGAACATTGGTGAGATGGAAGGTTGGGTAGCTGCGCACGCCTCAACTGTCAGAATTGTCACGCCATATGACAATGTCATAACAATCATGCACGAAGGTGCAAGCGGTGGCGGGAAAAGCGAGATGTGCCAGCAGATGCATAGAGAAAAAGACAACAGGGTTCTTTTGGGCGAAAACATTATTACAAAAGAGAAAATATACCTTGAGATAAAAGAGTCTTGTGAAATCCATCCTGTTACAGATGATATCGCTCTTGTTCATCCCAGCCTTCAAACAGGTTCAAAAATGGTAGTAAAGGATGCAGAACAAGGCTGGTTTGTAAGGCTTGACAATATCACTCATTATGGCACAGACCCACAATTGGAAAGGCTTTGCATTCATCCTCCAGAGCCACTTATTTTCTTAAACTTAGAAGGTGTGCCTGGTTCAACTTGTCTTATTTGGGAGCATACAATGGATGAACCAGGTAAACCCTGTCCAAATCCGAGAGTGATTTTACCTCGCAGGTTCATCCCTAATATTGTAGATGACCCTGTTGAGGTTGATATACGAAGTTTTGGGGTAAGAACACCACCTTGCACAAAGTCAAAACCCACATACGGAATAGTAGGCATATTTCACCTTCTACCACCTGCACTGGCATGGCTATGGAGGCTTGTCAGCCCCCGTGGCCATGCTAACCCAAGCATAACACAGGCTGAAGCTTTGAGCTCTGAAGGTGTTGGTTCTTACTGGCCATTTGCAACAGGTCTTATGGTAAAGCAGGCAAACCTACTCTTAGAACAAATATTACAATTTACAAAGACTCAATATATTCTGGTTCCAAATCAATACATTGGGGCATATAAAGTAGGCTTTATGCCACAATGGATTACAAGAGAGTACTTAGCAAAAAGAGGAAATGTAAGACTAAGAGCTGACCAGCTAAAACCTGCCAAAGTTCCTCTTTTAGGGTATGCACTTGAGTACATGAAGGTCGAAGGGACATATATTCCGAAGTTTTTGCTTCAGGTTGATCTTCAGCCAGAAGTTGGTGAAGAAGGATATATGGAAGGTGCAAAGATTTTGACAGATTTCTTCAAAAAAGAGATTGTCAAGTTCAAAACATTGGATTTGCATCCTCTTGGAAGACAGATTATAGAATGTTGCTTAGATGACGGGAGTTTAGAGGATTATGTTTCGTTGATAAAGTAG
- a CDS encoding 5-(carboxyamino)imidazole ribonucleotide synthase produces the protein MNKGVFGYPLMKIGIIGGGQLGKMLSQKAKQMGFYVISLDPSAACPAASVSDELIVSDFYSPEKLKELVEKSDITTYEIEHINTSVLKELYDEGYNILPSPYCLEIIQDKLKQKQVLQSAGLPVPRFERVESFDISFFENFGFPLVQKATKGGYDGRGVVVLKSKDDINKVLKTESYIEEFVDVEKELAVIVARNKKGDVVSYPVVEMVFDETANILDILIVPARVEKDIEDEAKKIAIKAVEALQGVGVFGVELFLTKDRKILINEIAPRPHNSGHYTIEACITSQFEQHLRAICDLPLGSTKLLSPAVMINLLGDDGYKGTPVIEGLIDALSIEGVSFHFYGKKVTAPFRKMGHVTILDDNLERAIEKAKKVKEVLKIKSEV, from the coding sequence ATGAACAAAGGAGTTTTTGGCTATCCTCTTATGAAAATAGGCATAATTGGCGGTGGACAGCTTGGGAAGATGCTCTCTCAAAAGGCAAAGCAGATGGGGTTTTATGTTATCTCTTTAGACCCAAGTGCTGCGTGTCCTGCAGCTTCAGTTTCAGACGAGCTGATTGTAAGTGATTTTTACAGTCCAGAAAAGTTAAAAGAACTTGTTGAAAAAAGTGACATTACAACCTATGAAATAGAGCATATCAACACAAGCGTTCTAAAAGAACTTTATGATGAGGGATACAATATTCTGCCATCTCCATATTGCTTAGAGATAATTCAAGACAAACTGAAGCAAAAACAGGTGTTACAAAGTGCAGGGCTTCCTGTACCGAGGTTTGAAAGAGTAGAGAGCTTTGATATATCTTTTTTTGAAAACTTTGGTTTTCCGCTTGTTCAAAAAGCAACAAAAGGCGGATATGATGGTAGAGGAGTTGTGGTTTTAAAAAGTAAAGACGATATAAATAAAGTTCTCAAAACTGAATCTTATATAGAAGAATTTGTAGACGTGGAGAAAGAACTTGCTGTTATTGTTGCAAGAAATAAAAAAGGAGATGTTGTTTCATATCCTGTTGTAGAAATGGTTTTCGATGAGACTGCAAACATTCTCGATATACTCATTGTACCAGCAAGAGTTGAAAAGGATATAGAGGATGAAGCAAAGAAAATAGCAATCAAGGCAGTTGAAGCACTCCAAGGTGTTGGTGTGTTTGGAGTTGAGCTTTTTTTGACAAAAGACAGAAAAATTTTAATAAACGAGATTGCTCCAAGACCACACAACTCAGGCCACTATACTATAGAAGCCTGCATTACAAGTCAGTTTGAACAGCACCTTCGGGCCATTTGTGATTTGCCACTTGGTTCTACCAAGCTTTTGTCTCCTGCTGTGATGATAAATCTATTAGGTGATGATGGGTACAAAGGGACACCTGTTATAGAGGGGTTGATTGATGCACTTTCAATAGAAGGTGTTTCTTTTCACTTCTATGGCAAAAAAGTAACTGCACCTTTCAGAAAAATGGGACATGTAACAATACTCGACGATAATTTAGAAAGAGCTATAGAAAAGGCAAAGAAAGTAAAGGAAGTGTTAAAAATAAAATCGGAGGTGTAA
- the purE gene encoding 5-(carboxyamino)imidazole ribonucleotide mutase yields MKKPLVGIIMGSDSDLPVMKEAAKVLEDFGIEYEMTIVSAHRTPERMFKYAKEAEERGIEVIVAGAGGAAHLPGMVASISNLPVIGVPVKTSSLNGLDSLLSIVQMPAGVPVATVAINNAKNAGILAAEILGVKYPEIRKKIAEYKERMKNEVEEKAKELEEAGYKEYLKRRQDG; encoded by the coding sequence TTGAAAAAGCCACTTGTTGGAATAATTATGGGAAGCGACTCAGATTTGCCTGTTATGAAAGAGGCAGCAAAAGTCTTAGAAGATTTTGGAATTGAGTATGAGATGACAATTGTGTCTGCACACAGGACACCTGAGAGGATGTTCAAATATGCAAAAGAAGCAGAGGAAAGGGGAATTGAGGTGATTGTGGCTGGTGCTGGCGGAGCTGCCCATCTTCCAGGAATGGTTGCTTCAATTTCAAACTTGCCAGTTATTGGTGTTCCTGTAAAAACATCTTCTTTAAATGGACTTGATTCTCTTTTATCCATTGTTCAGATGCCGGCAGGTGTTCCTGTGGCAACTGTTGCAATCAACAATGCTAAGAATGCCGGGATTTTGGCTGCTGAGATTTTAGGGGTGAAGTATCCTGAAATAAGAAAAAAAATAGCCGAGTACAAAGAGAGGATGAAAAATGAAGTTGAAGAAAAGGCAAAAGAGTTAGAGGAAGCAGGGTACAAAGAGTATCTTAAGAGAAGGCAGGATGGGTAA
- a CDS encoding aliphatic sulfonate ABC transporter substrate-binding protein, with amino-acid sequence MAIKRYYKVAALIILPITLLFLLSGCYARKEDKDIKVRIAFFPNITHAQALVGKELGIFQKRIGKDVKVEYKVFNAGPAEIEAFLADEVDIGYIGPIPAINGFEKTNGEIKIIAGAANGGMMLVSRQGLNIKKLGDLKGKKIAVPQFGNTQDIVLRFLLNKAGLKDTTKGGNVEIIQAENPDIKTLLDRNEIDVALVPEPWGTRLKKEVNANVVLDSSQIAQYIDIPTTVIITTSKFLKEHSDIVEKFLMAHLEVTSYIEKNPEKSCEIINKQISEITSKQLPEDILKESFRNIKLTSEIQRESLEKATESYFELGYLRGKPNIEELVNTEILDRIKNKEVY; translated from the coding sequence ATGGCAATAAAAAGATATTATAAAGTGGCTGCCTTAATCATACTGCCAATTACTTTGTTATTTCTCCTTTCAGGATGTTATGCAAGAAAAGAAGACAAAGATATAAAGGTAAGAATTGCATTTTTCCCGAATATAACTCATGCCCAAGCGTTGGTAGGGAAAGAACTTGGCATTTTCCAAAAAAGGATAGGCAAAGATGTAAAGGTTGAATATAAGGTTTTCAATGCAGGTCCGGCTGAGATAGAAGCGTTTTTAGCTGATGAGGTTGACATAGGTTATATTGGACCAATTCCTGCGATAAACGGGTTTGAAAAGACAAACGGTGAAATAAAGATTATCGCAGGAGCTGCAAATGGAGGAATGATGCTGGTCTCAAGGCAGGGCTTGAATATAAAAAAATTAGGTGACTTAAAAGGTAAGAAAATTGCAGTTCCTCAATTTGGGAATACCCAGGATATTGTATTAAGGTTTTTATTAAACAAAGCTGGACTTAAAGATACTACTAAAGGTGGAAATGTTGAGATTATTCAAGCTGAAAATCCAGATATTAAAACTCTGCTTGACAGAAATGAGATAGATGTAGCACTTGTTCCTGAACCTTGGGGGACAAGGTTGAAAAAAGAAGTAAATGCCAATGTTGTGCTTGACAGTAGCCAAATAGCACAATACATAGATATTCCTACAACAGTAATTATAACAACTTCAAAGTTTTTAAAAGAGCATTCTGATATTGTAGAAAAATTTCTCATGGCACATTTAGAGGTAACAAGTTATATTGAAAAAAATCCTGAAAAGTCATGCGAGATAATAAATAAACAGATTTCTGAGATAACTTCTAAGCAATTGCCCGAAGATATCTTAAAAGAATCTTTCAGAAATATCAAACTTACAAGTGAAATACAAAGAGAGTCTTTGGAGAAAGCCACTGAGTCATATTTTGAGTTGGGATACTTAAGAGGAAAACCAAATATTGAAGAATTAGTTAACACAGAAATTTTAGATAGAATCAAAAACAAAGAGGTGTACTAA
- a CDS encoding ABC transporter ATP-binding protein: protein MALVIENVSKRFQSKNKEINVLEKINLEVQNGEFICILGPSGCGKSTLLNIIAGLEKPTEGKVFLNGREVLSPGPDRVVMFQESALFPWLKVIDNVEFGMKIRGVPKKERHERALKYLKMVHLTKFKDVYVHQLSGGMKQRVALARALTLDSEVLLMDEPFAALDSQTKNILLLELQRIWWETKKTIIFVTHNIEEAVLLADKVVVMSSNPGKIKKVFEIRLARPRLLDNPDIVYMISAIMKELKDEVEKIAKAEYDSDWSFEKDTVLYSSDSSLGIGL, encoded by the coding sequence TTGGCACTGGTGATTGAAAATGTAAGCAAAAGATTTCAATCAAAAAACAAAGAAATAAATGTGTTAGAAAAAATAAATTTAGAAGTACAAAATGGAGAGTTTATATGCATTCTCGGTCCATCTGGCTGTGGCAAATCTACACTTTTGAATATAATAGCTGGGCTTGAAAAACCCACTGAGGGAAAGGTTTTTTTAAACGGCAGAGAAGTCTTGTCACCCGGGCCAGACAGAGTTGTAATGTTCCAAGAGTCAGCTTTATTTCCATGGCTAAAAGTAATTGACAATGTTGAATTTGGTATGAAAATACGAGGTGTGCCCAAAAAAGAGAGACATGAAAGGGCGCTTAAATACTTAAAGATGGTTCACCTGACTAAGTTTAAAGACGTTTATGTTCACCAATTATCAGGTGGAATGAAACAAAGAGTTGCATTAGCAAGGGCATTGACGCTTGACTCTGAAGTTCTTCTTATGGATGAACCTTTTGCAGCACTTGACAGCCAGACAAAAAATATCCTACTACTTGAACTTCAGCGAATCTGGTGGGAGACTAAAAAGACAATTATATTTGTGACTCACAATATAGAAGAAGCGGTTCTTTTAGCAGACAAAGTTGTGGTTATGTCTTCAAACCCAGGAAAAATCAAAAAGGTTTTTGAAATAAGACTTGCAAGGCCTCGACTTCTTGATAATCCTGACATAGTCTATATGATATCTGCTATTATGAAAGAGTTAAAGGATGAGGTGGAAAAGATTGCAAAAGCAGAATACGATAGCGATTGGAGCTTTGAAAAGGACACTGTTTTATATAGCTCTGATAGTAGCTTGGGAATTGGTCTATAG
- a CDS encoding ABC transporter permease, whose product MVYRIFVEFFKIWKPYVFPSPVSVAETFIRLLDNNVLFIAIWATTKRMVIGYLISLIAGIILGLSIVKFGFLDRNLRPLILGFQTLPSVCWLPFAILWYGLSEKAIIFVTAIGSLFSITLAVESGIKNVNPLYIKAAKTMGAKGITLYLNVIIPASLPYIISGMKQGWSFAFRALMAGEMLFATKGLGQVLMVGRDLADMSQVISVMIVTIIFGLVVEKAIFGPLENQIRLRWGLKNT is encoded by the coding sequence TTGGTCTATAGGATTTTTGTTGAGTTTTTTAAAATATGGAAACCTTATGTATTTCCATCTCCTGTATCAGTAGCAGAAACTTTTATAAGACTTCTGGATAACAATGTTTTGTTCATAGCAATCTGGGCAACAACTAAAAGAATGGTTATAGGTTATTTGATTTCTCTTATTGCGGGAATTATTCTTGGACTTTCAATAGTAAAGTTCGGATTTTTAGATAGAAATTTAAGACCACTTATTCTTGGTTTTCAGACATTGCCGAGCGTCTGCTGGCTACCATTTGCCATACTATGGTATGGTCTTTCAGAAAAAGCCATTATATTTGTAACTGCAATTGGTTCTCTATTTTCTATAACACTTGCAGTTGAGTCAGGCATTAAAAATGTAAATCCACTTTATATAAAAGCAGCAAAAACGATGGGTGCAAAAGGTATAACACTTTACTTAAATGTAATTATCCCTGCAAGCCTTCCGTATATTATTTCAGGCATGAAACAAGGTTGGTCGTTTGCATTCAGGGCGCTGATGGCAGGTGAGATGCTCTTTGCCACAAAAGGTTTAGGGCAAGTACTTATGGTTGGGAGAGACCTTGCAGATATGAGTCAGGTCATTAGCGTGATGATAGTAACAATTATTTTCGGACTTGTTGTAGAAAAGGCAATATTTGGCCCTTTAGAAAATCAGATAAGACTTAGATGGGGCCTTAAAAATACATGA
- the thiS gene encoding sulfur carrier protein ThiS yields the protein MKIKANGNEVQIEREMTIFEMLDALNVSMKEYVTVQLNGQIIPRSEYDKVTVKDGDEVEFLYFMGGGLL from the coding sequence ATGAAAATTAAGGCAAATGGTAATGAAGTACAAATTGAAAGAGAGATGACAATCTTTGAGATGTTAGATGCTTTAAATGTCTCAATGAAAGAATACGTAACAGTGCAGCTCAACGGTCAAATTATCCCCAGAAGTGAATATGATAAAGTTACAGTAAAAGATGGCGATGAGGTTGAGTTTCTATATTTCATGGGAGGGGGACTATTATGA
- a CDS encoding HesA/MoeB/ThiF family protein has translation MRLTDTQLERYSRHIILNEVGAKGQQKLLESKVLIIGTGGLGSPAAMFLAAAGVGTIGLVDFDAVELSNLQRQIIHFTPDVGKPKVFSAKEKINQMNPDVEVVTYREMVNSRNIIDIIKDRDYDFIIDGTDNFPTKFLINDACVMLKKPFSHAGIIRFDGQTMTYVPEKGPCFRCIFQNPPPPDAIPTCRQAGVLGVMGGIIGTIQATEAIKYLLGIGELLTGYILIYNALKMEFRKVKINKRESCEVCGKNPTIKELIDYEQPQCDLKG, from the coding sequence ATGAGGTTAACGGATACCCAACTTGAAAGATACTCAAGACATATCATCCTGAACGAGGTTGGTGCAAAAGGACAGCAAAAACTTTTGGAATCTAAGGTTTTGATCATTGGGACTGGGGGACTTGGTTCCCCTGCTGCAATGTTTTTGGCAGCTGCCGGTGTTGGAACAATCGGGCTTGTCGATTTTGACGCAGTTGAGCTTTCCAATCTTCAAAGACAAATAATACACTTTACACCTGATGTAGGCAAACCAAAGGTGTTTTCTGCAAAGGAAAAGATAAACCAAATGAATCCTGATGTGGAGGTAGTAACTTATCGTGAAATGGTAAATTCAAGGAACATAATAGACATCATCAAGGATAGAGATTATGATTTTATAATCGACGGCACAGACAACTTTCCAACAAAATTTTTGATAAACGATGCCTGTGTAATGCTAAAAAAACCATTTTCACATGCAGGTATCATAAGATTTGATGGGCAAACCATGACTTATGTGCCAGAGAAAGGGCCGTGCTTTAGATGTATCTTTCAAAACCCACCACCACCTGATGCAATTCCAACTTGCAGACAGGCAGGAGTTTTAGGTGTGATGGGTGGTATAATTGGCACAATCCAGGCTACTGAAGCAATTAAATATTTGCTTGGAATTGGTGAACTTCTAACAGGATATATCCTGATTTACAACGCTTTGAAGATGGAATTTAGAAAAGTAAAGATAAACAAGAGAGAAAGCTGTGAGGTATGCGGTAAAAATCCAACAATAAAAGAATTAATCGACTATGAACAGCCTCAGTGTGATTTAAAAGGTTAA
- a CDS encoding M67 family metallopeptidase, with protein sequence MIILPKTLYEEMLNHCLNSLPIEACGLLGGVIEDEKRIVKKVYLLTNVDQSPEHFSMDPLEQFAAVKDMRKNGWVLLGNFHSHPTTPARPSEEDKRLAFDKSLSYLILSLMDEKNPVLKSFRIYESYVEEEEIQII encoded by the coding sequence TTGATAATATTGCCAAAAACATTATATGAGGAGATGTTAAATCATTGTTTGAATTCCTTGCCTATTGAGGCGTGTGGACTTCTGGGTGGAGTTATTGAGGATGAAAAGAGAATTGTCAAGAAAGTTTACTTGCTTACCAATGTAGACCAAAGTCCAGAACATTTTTCAATGGACCCACTTGAACAGTTTGCAGCTGTAAAAGACATGAGAAAAAATGGCTGGGTATTACTTGGTAATTTTCATAGCCATCCTACCACACCCGCAAGGCCGTCTGAGGAGGACAAAAGACTTGCTTTCGATAAGAGTTTGAGCTATCTCATATTATCACTCATGGATGAAAAAAATCCTGTTTTGAAATCATTTAGGATATATGAGAGCTATGTGGAAGAAGAAGAGATACAAATCATTTGA
- a CDS encoding 4Fe-4S binding protein has product MKEVNYNELKKGGFMRQVQKGYFSMRLRVVGGRLSAEQLKKIYEVANKYGRGYVHLTARQGVEIPFIKLEDIEAVKKELSEAGIEPGACGPRVRTITACQGSNICPNGIIDTTELANECDKRYYAQELPHKFKIGITGCGNNCLKAEENDLGIKGAVKPEWEKSSCTFCGLCQAVCPTKAIQIDEKNKEITIDRDKCTYCGRCVKSCPTNSWKGKPGYLLYFGGMFGNNIALGKQILPILFSKEDVHKVIQATLEFYKKYGKQGERFRNTIERVGWDVFKKELEKAIENKRGDFNE; this is encoded by the coding sequence GTGAAAGAGGTAAATTATAATGAACTGAAAAAAGGGGGGTTTATGCGACAGGTCCAAAAAGGTTATTTTTCTATGAGGCTAAGAGTAGTTGGCGGGAGACTAAGTGCCGAACAATTAAAAAAAATATACGAGGTTGCAAACAAATATGGTAGAGGATATGTACATCTGACTGCACGACAGGGAGTAGAAATACCATTTATCAAACTGGAGGATATAGAGGCAGTTAAAAAAGAGCTATCAGAAGCGGGCATTGAGCCTGGTGCATGCGGACCAAGAGTAAGGACAATTACTGCTTGCCAAGGCAGTAACATTTGCCCAAATGGAATTATAGACACAACAGAGCTTGCAAACGAGTGCGACAAGAGATATTATGCCCAGGAACTTCCACACAAATTTAAAATCGGAATAACAGGTTGTGGTAATAATTGCCTTAAAGCTGAAGAAAATGATTTAGGTATAAAAGGAGCAGTAAAACCTGAGTGGGAAAAGAGCAGCTGCACGTTTTGCGGACTTTGCCAGGCTGTATGTCCAACAAAAGCAATACAAATAGATGAGAAAAATAAAGAGATTACCATAGATAGAGACAAGTGCACCTATTGTGGAAGGTGTGTAAAGTCGTGTCCAACTAATTCGTGGAAAGGCAAGCCTGGCTATCTTCTCTATTTTGGTGGTATGTTTGGAAACAATATAGCACTTGGAAAACAGATTTTGCCAATCCTATTTTCAAAAGAGGATGTTCACAAGGTCATTCAAGCTACACTTGAGTTTTACAAAAAATATGGCAAACAAGGCGAAAGGTTTAGAAATACCATAGAGAGAGTTGGATGGGATGTATTCAAAAAAGAGTTAGAAAAAGCAATAGAAAATAAAAGGGGTGATTTTAATGAGTGA
- a CDS encoding sulfurtransferase TusA family protein produces MSDIKADVFLDITNLVCPMTFVKAKATMEDMEVGQIIEIRMNEGEPIQNVPRSLKEEGHEILKVINNNDGTYTVFVKKGGQE; encoded by the coding sequence ATGAGTGACATCAAAGCTGATGTTTTTTTGGATATTACAAATCTTGTGTGTCCAATGACGTTTGTAAAAGCAAAAGCCACAATGGAGGACATGGAGGTAGGGCAAATTATAGAGATAAGAATGAACGAGGGTGAGCCTATTCAAAATGTCCCGAGAAGCTTAAAAGAAGAAGGTCATGAGATTTTAAAAGTGATAAATAACAATGATGGGACATATACAGTATTTGTAAAAAAGGGTGGACAAGAATGA
- a CDS encoding O-acetylhomoserine aminocarboxypropyltransferase/cysteine synthase family protein, giving the protein MRFNTSLIHGNVGPKEERSSTNIPIYLCNSFQYETAHELEEVFSGKKPGFVYTRINNPTVEAFERRIAFLEEGIAAVAASSGMAAIALAILNLVKSGDEMVSASGIFGGTYSLFKSFENFGIKTRFAEDSSVESFEKYITDKTKVIFIETIGNPKLDVPNIRQIADLAHEHGIALVVDSTVTTPYLVKPIKLGADVVVHSTSKFINGSGSCIGGVIVASSNMKIDYDRYPLIKEYKKYGEFAYIARLRNNLLKDFGACISPFNAFLNTIGLETLGVRMQKICENALSLAKALKENKKVVSVNYPGLEESIYYQLATEQFGGKYGAILTIRVGTKENAFKVIDSLRYAVNSTNIGDVRTLVVHPASTIYVGFSVEEKEAMGVYEDMIRICVGLEDVEDIIEDFYQALEKI; this is encoded by the coding sequence ATGAGATTTAATACTTCTTTGATTCACGGAAATGTTGGTCCAAAGGAAGAAAGGAGTTCAACAAATATTCCAATATACCTGTGTAATTCTTTCCAATACGAAACTGCACACGAACTGGAAGAAGTTTTTTCTGGCAAAAAGCCAGGTTTTGTATATACAAGGATTAATAATCCTACAGTTGAGGCATTTGAGAGGAGAATAGCATTTTTAGAAGAAGGCATTGCTGCTGTTGCCGCATCGTCTGGCATGGCAGCAATTGCCTTAGCAATATTGAATTTGGTGAAAAGTGGAGATGAAATGGTCTCAGCAAGCGGCATTTTTGGTGGCACATATTCATTGTTCAAATCATTTGAGAATTTTGGTATCAAAACAAGATTTGCAGAGGACAGTAGCGTTGAAAGCTTTGAAAAGTATATAACAGATAAAACTAAAGTAATTTTTATAGAAACGATAGGAAATCCAAAACTTGATGTTCCAAATATTAGGCAAATAGCTGATCTTGCACATGAGCATGGTATTGCACTTGTTGTTGATAGCACTGTCACAACGCCGTATCTTGTAAAACCCATAAAACTTGGTGCTGATGTAGTGGTTCATTCTACATCAAAGTTTATAAATGGAAGCGGCAGCTGTATTGGCGGAGTTATAGTTGCAAGCAGCAACATGAAAATTGATTATGATAGGTATCCGCTTATTAAGGAATACAAAAAGTATGGTGAATTTGCGTACATTGCACGACTTCGAAATAATTTGCTTAAAGATTTTGGTGCCTGTATATCGCCTTTTAATGCATTTTTAAATACAATTGGGCTTGAAACTCTTGGTGTTCGTATGCAAAAGATTTGCGAAAATGCTCTTAGTCTTGCCAAGGCCTTAAAGGAAAATAAAAAGGTAGTTTCAGTAAATTATCCTGGGCTTGAGGAAAGTATATATTATCAGCTTGCAACAGAACAGTTTGGAGGCAAATATGGAGCAATTTTAACAATACGGGTTGGAACCAAGGAAAATGCGTTTAAAGTGATAGATTCACTAAGGTATGCCGTAAACTCAACCAATATAGGAGATGTAAGGACACTTGTTGTACATCCAGCATCAACTATATATGTAGGTTTTTCTGTTGAAGAAAAAGAAGCTATGGGTGTTTATGAAGATATGATAAGAATATGTGTTGGCCTTGAGGATGTAGAAGACATAATAGAAGATTTTTACCAGGCACTTGAAAAGATTTAA